In the genome of Flavobacteriaceae bacterium YJPT1-3, the window GATCGTTTCCTACGCAATATGGTGCGTGCGATTGTGGGTACTTTAATAGAGGTTGGGCTAAAAAAACTTGAGGTAGCGGATATGCATCGCATTGTCAAAAGTAAGGATCGTGGAAAGGCCGGAGCGTCCGTACCTGCGCACGGCTTATTTTTGACACAAATTGATTATCCTCAGGCAATTTTTAAATAACTATGGCAGATACGAAGGGAAAAGCATTTGATGTCAGCCTGTTCAAGCGCTTGATGCGGTTTACTAAGCCCTATAAGGGCACGCTGTTCTTTGTTGCGATCGCAGCCATACTGCTTTCCGTATTCTCGGCGGCTCGGCCCTATCTGTTGCAGCAAGCGATTGACCTTGGGATTACTGAAAAGGATGGCGATCAGCTCATCTTTTATCTCAGTTTAATGCTTGGAACATTATTGGGAGAGGTGCTGTTTCAACTGGCCTTCATCTATTTTGCCAACTGGTTGGGGCAGCAGGTAGTATTAGATATTCGTACCCAATTGTTTAAACATATGCTACGCTTCAAAATGCAGTACTACGATCGCTCTGCTGTAGGGCGTCTGGTTACGCGGGCTGTTGGTGATATTGAGACTATTTCCAGTATTTTCAGTCAGGGCTTGTTTGTGATCTTGAGCGATCTGCTCAAAATGAGTGTCGTGGTCGCTGTGATGCTATACAACAGCTGGCAATTGTCCCTCATAGTATTTACGGTACTTCCCTTTATACTTTACGCAACCCGGATTTTTCAAAAGAAGATGAAAGTGGCCTTTGAAGAAGTGCGAACTCAGGTGGCCAATTTGAATTCGTTTGTTCAAGAACGGGTAACGGGCATGAAAATAGTTCAGATCTTTTCACGAGAACGAATTGAGCATAAAAAATTCAATGAGATCAATAAAAAGCACATGAAAGCCTGGAATAAAACCGTGTGGTATAATTCCATCTTTTTTCCTGTGGCTGAAATGTCAACGTCCATTACCATCGGTCTTATTGTATGGTATGGAGGGTTGAGAGCGGCGCAAAGCGATATCATCACTATCGGCTTGATCACTGCATTCATTCAGTACGCGCAAATGTTATTTACGCCTTTGCGCCAGATTGCCGATAAATTCAACACCCTGCAGATGGGTATGGTTGCGGCCAATCGCGTCTTTGGGATTTTGGATACAGACGCCCGAATAGAGGACTCCGGTACTCAAACTTTGACCGATGTGAAAGGGGAGATTACTTTTGATAACGTCTATTTCGGTTACACTTCGGAAGAGCAGGTATTGCACGGAATTAGCTTTAGAGCTGCACCCGGAGAAACTCTAGCCATTGTTGGAGCGACAGGTGCGGGAAAGTCTACGATCATCAATTTATTGACCCGCTTTTACGAGATCAATGATGGAACCATTGCTATTGACGGGCAAAATATCAAAGAGTTAACCATCGCTTCCTTAAGGAAAGAAGTTGCGGTCGTATTGCAGGATGTGTTCTTGTTTGCTGATACTATTCTTAATAATATTACGCTGGAAAATCCGCAGATCACTGAAGCCGAGGTGCAGGCTGCAGCACAAGAGATCGGTGTTGACCGATTCATTCAAAGCTTGCCCAAAGGGTACCACTACAATGTCAAAGAACGCGGAGCTATGCTTTCAAGTGGTCAGCGACAGCTATTGGCCTTTCTTCGGGCGTACGTGAGTAACCCTTCTATTCTCATCCTTGATGAAGCTACTTCTTCCGTAGATTCTCACAGCGAACAGCTCATTCAAAATGCGATAGCTAAACTTACCGAAGGCCGCACCAGTATCGTAATCGCGCATCGCCTGGCTACCATTAAAGAGGCCGATCGTATTTTGGT includes:
- a CDS encoding ABC transporter ATP-binding protein — its product is MADTKGKAFDVSLFKRLMRFTKPYKGTLFFVAIAAILLSVFSAARPYLLQQAIDLGITEKDGDQLIFYLSLMLGTLLGEVLFQLAFIYFANWLGQQVVLDIRTQLFKHMLRFKMQYYDRSAVGRLVTRAVGDIETISSIFSQGLFVILSDLLKMSVVVAVMLYNSWQLSLIVFTVLPFILYATRIFQKKMKVAFEEVRTQVANLNSFVQERVTGMKIVQIFSRERIEHKKFNEINKKHMKAWNKTVWYNSIFFPVAEMSTSITIGLIVWYGGLRAAQSDIITIGLITAFIQYAQMLFTPLRQIADKFNTLQMGMVAANRVFGILDTDARIEDSGTQTLTDVKGEITFDNVYFGYTSEEQVLHGISFRAAPGETLAIVGATGAGKSTIINLLTRFYEINDGTIAIDGQNIKELTIASLRKEVAVVLQDVFLFADTILNNITLENPQITEAEVQAAAQEIGVDRFIQSLPKGYHYNVKERGAMLSSGQRQLLAFLRAYVSNPSILILDEATSSVDSHSEQLIQNAIAKLTEGRTSIVIAHRLATIKEADRILVMDKGRIVEMGSHDELVQKENGHYRNLYEVQFMAEALE